In the genome of Nocardia sp. NBC_00416, one region contains:
- a CDS encoding AIM24 family protein produces the protein MSEILNPMNLGESDNVPGNSYAYCIDLTKPWFMRKGAMIAYYGQMRFQALTHGLQGQLLHMVAHQFSAPLFTGDYVVAEGQGKLLIGDRGYDINSYDLDDGNLTIRAANLLAFEPGLSLNQSIVPGFLTLIGTGKFLASSNGPVIFAEPPLRVDPESLVGWADCPSPSHHYDQRWVSGFLAAGAAAFGVNSGEERQFDFTGAGTVLIQSSEKVLSDSALIRTIEGQLQSGITVPGLQRLQGVIAGQLAGQQQGY, from the coding sequence GTGAGCGAGATCCTCAACCCGATGAATCTCGGGGAAAGCGATAACGTCCCCGGCAACAGCTACGCCTACTGCATCGATCTCACGAAGCCGTGGTTCATGCGCAAGGGCGCGATGATCGCCTACTACGGGCAGATGCGATTCCAGGCACTCACCCACGGCCTGCAAGGCCAGCTCCTGCACATGGTGGCGCATCAGTTCTCCGCGCCGCTGTTCACCGGCGACTATGTGGTGGCCGAGGGGCAGGGCAAACTGCTGATCGGCGACCGCGGTTACGACATCAACTCCTACGACCTCGACGACGGCAACCTCACCATCCGCGCGGCGAACCTGCTCGCCTTCGAGCCGGGGCTGTCGCTGAACCAGTCGATCGTGCCCGGGTTCCTGACGCTGATCGGCACCGGGAAGTTCCTGGCGTCGTCGAACGGCCCGGTGATCTTCGCCGAACCGCCGCTGCGCGTAGATCCGGAATCGCTGGTGGGCTGGGCCGACTGCCCCTCACCCAGCCACCACTACGACCAGCGTTGGGTATCGGGTTTCCTGGCCGCGGGCGCGGCCGCGTTCGGTGTCAACTCCGGTGAGGAGCGGCAGTTCGATTTCACCGGCGCCGGAACCGTACTCATCCAGTCGAGCGAGAAAGTGCTGAGCGACTCCGCCCTGATCCGCACCATCGAGGGGCAGCTGCAGAGCGGGATCACGGTACCCGGCCTGCAACGTCTGCAAGGGGTCATCGCCGGGCAGCTCGCGGGTCAGCAGCAGGGGTACTGA
- a CDS encoding DUF389 domain-containing protein, with translation MLHLRIMAPAELTDDVVAILEADDAVSGLAVLRGSAIRPPGDIVLADLAREAANDILERLRATGLHHHGSIELQPVHTWMSLSGYLAELRTPGYSSDAVIWADVTQRSYEETELNWTYLSFMTLATALASIAIVVDSQILIIGAMVLGPEFGAIAALGVALVRRRAALFGRAVATLLAGFAAAIAIAFALVLVGRGLGWITIEAVTGDRPETAFVYTPDKWSFIVALIAAAAGVLSLTSSKSGALVGVFISVTTVPAAGNIALGLAFGVGSAIWGSTLQLAVNLAGMALAGWATLALQDLVWSRVSLRRARAQARARRRML, from the coding sequence ATGCTGCATCTGCGGATAATGGCTCCGGCCGAGCTCACCGACGACGTGGTGGCGATCCTCGAAGCCGACGACGCCGTCAGCGGACTGGCGGTGCTACGGGGCAGCGCGATACGGCCGCCGGGCGATATCGTGCTGGCCGACCTGGCCCGCGAAGCCGCCAACGATATCCTCGAACGCCTCCGCGCCACCGGCTTGCACCATCACGGAAGTATCGAACTGCAACCGGTGCACACCTGGATGTCGCTGTCCGGATATCTCGCCGAATTACGCACTCCCGGTTACAGTTCCGACGCCGTGATCTGGGCGGACGTAACTCAGCGCTCCTATGAGGAAACCGAACTCAACTGGACCTACCTGAGTTTCATGACGCTGGCGACCGCCCTGGCCAGTATCGCGATCGTGGTGGATTCGCAGATCCTGATCATCGGCGCGATGGTGCTGGGGCCGGAGTTCGGCGCGATCGCCGCCCTGGGCGTGGCGCTGGTCCGGCGCCGGGCCGCGTTGTTCGGGCGCGCGGTCGCCACCTTGCTCGCGGGCTTCGCGGCGGCGATCGCCATCGCTTTCGCTCTCGTCCTGGTCGGGCGCGGGCTGGGTTGGATCACCATCGAGGCGGTGACCGGGGACCGGCCGGAGACCGCCTTCGTCTACACGCCCGATAAATGGTCGTTCATCGTCGCGCTGATCGCGGCGGCGGCCGGGGTGCTATCCCTGACCTCGTCGAAGTCGGGAGCGCTGGTCGGGGTCTTCATCTCGGTCACCACCGTGCCCGCGGCCGGCAATATCGCGCTGGGACTGGCATTCGGCGTCGGATCGGCCATCTGGGGCAGCACCTTGCAATTGGCGGTCAACCTGGCCGGGATGGCGCTGGCGGGCTGGGCGACCCTGGCGTTGCAGGACCTCGTGTGGTCGCGGGTCTCGCTGCGCCGGGCCCGCGCGCAGGCCCGGGCCCGGCGGCGCATGCTCTGA
- a CDS encoding HAD family hydrolase yields MPAPKPLLVATDLDRTMIYSGAAAGATESATVCVEHLDGAPLSYMTARGADRMRRLAATAAVLPTTTRTIAQFGRIRFPGEPWPYAVTSNGGNILVDGRPDGQWRRRIDAAVRTGGATLAEIATALRARIDDSWVLKFREADDLFCYLVVDLAATPADFVSEWDTWCRDRGWSASRQGRKIYTMPTAVCKSRAVAEVRARLIASGRLDAAAPTLAAGDGALDAEMLVAADHAIRPRHGELEELGWQRPGLIVTAATGIAAGAEIIDWFTAALPDQVLAAEPTS; encoded by the coding sequence ATGCCGGCCCCGAAACCGCTACTGGTAGCCACGGATCTGGATCGCACCATGATCTACTCCGGGGCTGCCGCCGGCGCGACCGAGTCGGCGACCGTGTGCGTGGAACATCTCGACGGCGCCCCGCTGTCCTATATGACCGCCCGGGGCGCCGACCGGATGCGCCGGCTCGCCGCCACGGCGGCGGTGCTGCCCACCACCACCCGGACCATCGCACAGTTCGGCCGGATCCGGTTTCCCGGTGAGCCCTGGCCGTACGCCGTCACCAGCAACGGCGGAAACATTCTCGTCGACGGCAGGCCCGACGGGCAGTGGCGCCGGAGAATCGACGCGGCGGTGCGGACCGGCGGCGCCACGCTCGCCGAGATCGCGACGGCGCTGCGCGCCCGGATCGACGATTCCTGGGTGCTCAAGTTCCGCGAAGCCGATGATCTCTTCTGCTATCTGGTGGTGGATCTCGCGGCGACCCCGGCCGATTTCGTCAGCGAATGGGATACCTGGTGCCGGGACCGTGGCTGGTCCGCGTCCCGGCAGGGACGCAAGATCTACACGATGCCGACGGCGGTGTGCAAGAGCCGGGCGGTGGCCGAGGTCCGTGCCCGGCTCATCGCGTCGGGTCGCCTGGACGCGGCGGCGCCGACACTCGCCGCCGGTGACGGCGCCCTGGACGCCGAAATGCTCGTCGCCGCCGATCACGCCATCCGGCCCCGGCACGGCGAACTCGAAGAACTCGGCTGGCAGCGGCCCGGCCTGATCGTCACCGCCGCCACCGGAATCGCGGCGGGCGCGGAGATCATCGACTGGTTCACCGCCGCGCTGCCCGACCAGGTGCTCGCGGCCGAACCGACGTCCTAG